The following are from one region of the Armatimonadota bacterium genome:
- a CDS encoding tetratricopeptide repeat protein, producing the protein MLCSTLRETESEMRIAAVAVVFGVLMMSVGICEEARTANTIPSAATTSESPVAPGQTSEAAPAAEEGPSLEDQKKSLAEAKALFAKKQYRDAITLLRPLASTGHQEVRWDARFQLGRSYLELRQYDDAIRQFKAVAEHGEALAAQGHYWLGHTYMRRRRNASARGCFADAMCVAPEDLKDDCLYYIGYTRYIDRHYAAAVTVFKRLLNEYPKSGLAKQGERFLKLSQERLAKARKAELLWTANVGLASTSEQIRFDEPMELGLGADARIGAQLKWEPRDGFQVSARAFGTRTSYLTGDLDDRQGLVAGLSFTHDLGDTRSIGWGLSYTENQRVDIVTSDSSTFGLYGTFSIPVTDTGRLSAYANWSKLKYYSAASSGDTVTYSLSYGDQLSSSFRYGLGASYTDSSVTAAYLSYSGPTFSLSGTKRLSKRRSLGAGATYTARNFDAAAPRQTIPRADRQRTYYAEYSQQVTDKVTITVGWRETNRSSTQASLNRSDPSWYIRTTRLLDLQF; encoded by the coding sequence ATGTTGTGTAGCACATTGCGGGAGACCGAGAGCGAAATGCGCATTGCTGCTGTCGCTGTTGTGTTTGGCGTCTTGATGATGTCAGTCGGTATATGCGAGGAAGCGAGAACCGCGAACACCATCCCGAGCGCTGCGACCACTTCGGAATCGCCAGTCGCCCCGGGGCAGACTTCCGAAGCCGCACCGGCGGCGGAAGAAGGCCCGAGTCTCGAGGACCAGAAGAAGAGTCTCGCGGAGGCCAAGGCGCTCTTCGCCAAGAAGCAGTATCGTGATGCCATCACCTTGTTGCGACCACTGGCATCTACGGGCCACCAGGAGGTCCGTTGGGACGCCCGGTTCCAGTTGGGCCGCAGCTACCTTGAGCTGAGGCAGTATGATGATGCGATCCGCCAGTTCAAGGCGGTCGCCGAGCATGGCGAGGCCCTTGCAGCCCAGGGGCACTACTGGCTGGGGCACACCTATATGCGCAGACGCCGGAACGCTTCGGCCCGCGGGTGCTTCGCCGACGCCATGTGCGTCGCTCCTGAGGATTTGAAGGACGACTGCCTGTACTACATCGGTTATACGCGCTACATCGACCGGCACTACGCGGCCGCTGTGACTGTCTTCAAGCGTCTCCTGAACGAGTACCCGAAAAGCGGGTTGGCCAAGCAGGGCGAGCGGTTCCTGAAGCTGTCCCAGGAACGTCTCGCGAAGGCGCGAAAGGCCGAGCTTCTGTGGACCGCCAATGTTGGCCTTGCCTCTACAAGCGAGCAAATCCGTTTCGACGAACCGATGGAGCTTGGATTGGGGGCGGATGCCCGCATCGGCGCACAGTTGAAGTGGGAGCCCCGTGACGGCTTTCAAGTCAGCGCCCGAGCCTTCGGCACCCGCACCAGCTATCTGACTGGTGACCTGGACGACAGACAGGGCCTGGTTGCCGGCCTGTCCTTCACCCACGACCTCGGCGATACCCGATCCATTGGCTGGGGGTTGTCATACACGGAGAACCAGCGGGTCGACATCGTCACTAGCGACAGCAGCACATTCGGCCTCTACGGTACCTTCAGCATACCGGTAACCGACACAGGACGGCTCAGCGCATACGCGAACTGGAGCAAGCTCAAGTACTACAGTGCGGCTTCCAGCGGCGACACCGTCACCTACTCCCTGTCCTACGGCGACCAGCTATCGTCGAGCTTCAGGTATGGTCTGGGCGCATCGTACACGGACAGCAGCGTAACAGCGGCGTACCTGTCCTATTCAGGACCCACTTTCAGCCTCAGTGGGACCAAGCGGCTCAGCAAGCGGCGCTCGCTGGGCGCCGGCGCAACGTACACCGCCCGCAATTTCGATGCCGCCGCACCTCGCCAGACTATCCCGCGCGCAGATCGACAACGGACGTACTATGCGGAATACTCCCAACAGGTGACCGACAAGGTAACCATCACTGTGGGCTGGCGCGAAACGAATCGAAGCTCAACCCAGGCCAGCCTGAACCGCTCGGACCCATCGTGGTACATTCGCACAACCAGGCTCCTGGATCTGCAGTTCTGA